The following DNA comes from Oceanithermus desulfurans.
CGGCCGCCGACCCCGCGCGCGTCGGCGCGGCCGCGGACGCCCTGGACGCGATGCGGCGCATCTACGCGGCGGGGGCGACCTTCGTAAGCCGTGGCGACAACTCGGGTACCTACCACCGCGAACGGGCGCTTTGGCGGGCGGCGGGGCTGGACCCCACCGGCCGCCCCTGGTACCTGGAGTCGGGCAGCGGCATGGGGGCGACGCTCACCCTGGCCGCCGAAAAGCGCGCCTACACGCTCACCGACCTGGGCACCTTCCTCTTCATGCAGGACAAGGTGGACCTCGCCGCTCTGTTCGACCGCCCCGACCCGCGGATGCTCAACCAGTACGGCTACATGGTGGTGAACCCCGAGCGTTTTCCCGGGGCGAACCGCGAGGCGGCCTACCGGTTGCGGGCCTACCTGCTGCGGGAGGACGTGCAGCGGGCCATCGGCGCGTACCTCAAAGATCGCTTCGGACGCAGCCTCTTCACCCCCCTCTACGGCCGCTGCAAGGTGGAGGTGAGCCCTTAGGTGACCCTCGCCTGGGCCGAGGTCGGGGAGATCGCCGCCCGCAGCCTGGGGGTGGCGGGCGCCGCCACGCTGCTCGCCGCACTCTTCGGCCTTCCCCTGGGGGTGTGGCTGGGGTCGCGGCCGCGGCGCGGGCGCATGGGGGCCCAGGTCGTCCTCTACGCGGGGATGGGGCTGCCGCCGGTGGTGGTGGGGCTGCTCTTCTACTTCCTGCTCTCCCGCAGCGGCCCCCTGGGCGGGCTGGGGCTGCTCTTCACCCCGCTGGCCATGGTGCTGGCCGAGGCGGTGCTGGCCTTCCCCATGATCGCCGGCTTCACCCTGGCGGCGGTGCGGGTGCGCGCCGAGGGGGTGCGGCGGCTGGTGCGGGGCCTCGGCGGCAGCGAGCGGCAGGTGCTCGCCACTCTGCTCTGGGAGAGCCGCCGGCCCATCGTGGCCGCGCTCGCCGCCGGCTTCGGCGCGGCGATCAGCGAGGTGGGGGCGGCCACGATCGTCGGCGGGGACATCCGCTTTCACACCCGGGTGCTCACCACCGCGGTCGTGCTGGAGACGCGCAAGGGCGAACTGGAGAGTGCGCTGGCGCTGGGGGCGGTGCTGCTGGGGGTGACCCTGATCGTTACCGCGATCTTGGTCGTCTGGGGGGAGCGGCGGTGATCCGCAGCGAGGGGTTGCTGCGGCGCTATCCGGGCTTCGAGCTGGTAGTGGATGCGCTCGAGGTGCCCCCGGGGCGGTTCGTGACCGTGATCG
Coding sequences within:
- a CDS encoding ABC transporter permease; this encodes MTLAWAEVGEIAARSLGVAGAATLLAALFGLPLGVWLGSRPRRGRMGAQVVLYAGMGLPPVVVGLLFYFLLSRSGPLGGLGLLFTPLAMVLAEAVLAFPMIAGFTLAAVRVRAEGVRRLVRGLGGSERQVLATLLWESRRPIVAALAAGFGAAISEVGAATIVGGDIRFHTRVLTTAVVLETRKGELESALALGAVLLGVTLIVTAILVVWGERR
- a CDS encoding substrate-binding domain-containing protein translates to MKKLFALGLLLGAALAAAPLRLATTTSVNDSGLLEAILPGFTRETGIAVQVIAVGTGQALAIAGRGDADAVLVHAPDLEARFLREGKGVAHACIAYNNFVIAGPAADPARVGAAADALDAMRRIYAAGATFVSRGDNSGTYHRERALWRAAGLDPTGRPWYLESGSGMGATLTLAAEKRAYTLTDLGTFLFMQDKVDLAALFDRPDPRMLNQYGYMVVNPERFPGANREAAYRLRAYLLREDVQRAIGAYLKDRFGRSLFTPLYGRCKVEVSP